A genomic segment from Nicotiana tabacum cultivar K326 chromosome 9, ASM71507v2, whole genome shotgun sequence encodes:
- the LOC107768918 gene encoding phototropic-responsive NPH3 family protein NPY2-like produces MKFMKLGSKPDTFQSDGKNIRYVASELASDIIVNIGDVKFYLHKFPLMSKSACLQKLVVSTSEGNGDEVYIHDIPGGPSAFEICAKFCYGMTVTLNAYNVIAARCAAEYLEMHETVEKGNLIYKVDVFLHSSIFRSWKDSIILLQTTKSSRLHMCEEVKLISHCIDAIASKTCIDVRKVDWSYTYNRTKIPEENGNSNGIRSRVVPNDWWVDDLCELEIDLYKRVIVNIKNKGIVSSEVIGEAIQAYASRRLPGFSKGDVSRSRSILDTIVRLLPAEKGSVSCSFLLRLLKASVSVDSGEMVKAELVKRIGQQLEEASVDDLLIRATDGEATMYDVHVVHKILEGFMMRDEDSKTELEDGNDEIPEVRKPGLDAEASKLMVAKLVDGYLTEIAKDPNLPLSTFVGLAEMVTNFPRPRHDSLYRAIDMYLKEHPGISKIDRKRICGLMDCKKLSVDACTHAVQNERLPSRVVVQVLFFEQVRANASSGCSTPDLPKAIRDLTAGVSYASSRSATTNTEDSEVTASAEELRALKEELAALKLQNGGLIDKVNGDTKRAATSRMKGLLSSKRIFSRIWSSKGGQGENSGSDSSESLGSASLEEAKYTPSRKGRHSVS; encoded by the exons ATGAAGTTCATGAAACTTGGATCCAAACCTGATACCTTTCAATCAGATGGGAAAAATATCAG ATATGTTGCTTCAGAGTTGGCTTCTGACATCATTGTTAATATAGGAGATGTGAAGTTTTATCTGCATAAG TTTCCTCTTATGTCCAAGAGTGCTTGTTTGCAAAAGCTGGTAGTGAGCACTAGTGAAGGAAATGGTGATGAAGTTTATATCCATGACATTCCTGGAGGGCCTAGTGCCTTTGAAATATGTGCCAAGTTTTGTTACGGTATGACTGTTACACTGAATGCTTATAATGTCATAGCAGCAAGGTGTGCTGCAGAGTATCTTGAAATGCACGAGACTGTTGAGAAAGGAAACCTTATTTACAAGGTCGATGTTTTCCTTCACTCGAGCATCTTCCGAAGCTGGAAAGATTCAATAATACTTCTTCAGACCACTAAGTCATCTCGGTTACATATGTGTGAGGAAGTGAAGTTGATCAGCCACTGTATCGATGCTATAGCATCCAAGACATGTATTGATGTTCGCAAGGTTGATTGGTCTTACACCTATAACCGGACAAAGATACCAGAGGAAAATGGAAATTCGAATGGAATTAGAAGCCGTGTGGTGCCAAATGATTGGTGGGTTGATGACTTATGTGAGCTTGAAATAGATCTTTATAAACGGGTTATTGTCAACATAAAGAATAAAGGGATTGTTTCCTCAGAAGTGATTGGAGAAGCTATTCAAGCTTATGCTTCGAGAAGGTTGCCAGGCTTTAGCAAGGGTGATGTCTCCAGATCACGCTCTATATTGGATACAATTGTAAGGTTATTACCTGCTGAAAAAGGTAGCGTCTCTTGTAGTTTCTTGTTGAGATTGCTAAAAGCGTCCGTTTCAGTAGATTCTGGAGAAATGGTAAAGGCGGAACTAGTAAAAAGAATAGGGCAGCAACTGGAGGAGGCTTCTGTCGATGATCTTTTGATTCGAGCTACAGATGGGGAAGCGACAATGTATGATGTCCATGTCGTTCACAAAATACTAGAAGGTTTTATGATGCGTGATGAAGATTCTAAAACTGAGTTGGAAGATGGTAATGACGAAATTCCAGAGGTCAGAAAGCCAGGGCTTGACGCAGAAGCTTCAAAGCTCATGGTGGCGAAGCTAGTTGATGGATACCTTACAGAAATTGCCAAGGATCCTAATCTCCCTTTGTCAACATTTGTTGGTCTGGCAGAGATGGTAACAAATTTCCCTCGCCCTCGTCATGACAGCCTTTATCGCGCAATTGATATGTACCTCAAG GAGCACCCTGGGATCAGCAAGATTGACAGAAAGAGAATTTGCGGGCTGATGGACTGCAAGAAGCTCTCTGTTGATGCATGTACACATGCCGTGCAAAATGAGCGGCTTCCGTCACGTGTTGTCGTACAAGTTCTCTTTTTTGAGCAAGTCAGGGCCAATGCATCATCAGGTTGCAGCACCCCGGATCTGCCCAAAGCTATTAGGGACCTTACTGCTGGTGTTTCATATGCGAGCTCAAGATCAGCGACAACAAATACAGAAGACTCGGAGGTTACAGCCTCTGCTGAAGAACTGAGGGCATTGAAAGAAGAGCTGGCAGCCTTAAAGTTGCAAAATGGAGGACTAATTGACAAAGTTAATGGTGATACCAAACGTGCTGCCACTAGTAGAATGAAAGGCTTGCTTTCATCGAAGAGAATCTTTTCCAGAATCTGGTCAAGTAAAGGCGGTCAAGGGGAAAATAGTGGGTCAGATTCATCGGAGAGTCTTGGTTCTGCCAGCTTAGAAGAAGCAAAATACACACCTTCAAGAAAAGGAAGACATTCAGTTTCTTAG